ATGGCTGAGACCAGAAACTGAGAAGTAAAAGAACAATTTACCCGTCGGTTCTGCAACTGATGCTGCGGTGTGTGTCTGAGGTTTTCTAATGGGCACTCTCTGAGCCTGAAAAACAAagtggaaaagaaaaatgatccCTAAAGGGAAGGAAGCaagacacaaataaaataaaactgctgaAGTATACTTACAGAGTAAATGGAGGTGCCTCTGCCTAAAAGGCAGGTAGACACCTGTGGTGTTGCTTCACCAGAATCTCTAACTTTAATTCCCTCATTCAGCAGAATACTGCGGAGGGCTGATGGGTCTGGCGAGAACGGCACGGTGTTTTCTAAAAACACAGATGACCGTGTTACTGAGTTGAGAATACTTCAAGAAACTACTTAAAATTAAgcattatataaaatgtaaaggcacagagaaagaaagatagaaagagagagagagttctagTACTTGATCCACACACTAACCTGATATGGCCTCAGCACCACagcccttcttcttcttcttcacggAGACTCTCTGAGGCTAAAACATCAATTTTACTAAACATTTCAGCATAAAATGTTTGTTACATTTCATCGTTATTTCTCCAGTAAGCTCCGTTTGCTGTAATAACAACAGCACCAATCATATCAGGTAAAGATTCCTGTGACATCAGTGACCTGAGATGGTTCCTATTAAGAGTGAGCCTACTCTTCCAGTGGAGCGTCAAGGAAATGAGAGCACCAGTGTTGTGTTCTTTTTGGGATGAAGCACAAGAGGCAGACTGGAAGTCTCACAGACAATTCGCAGTACGGTTTTGTGCTACGCAACCAATCTCTAATTGATGAACGGTACTTTTATCCAGCTTGATTACAGACAACAGGGTATGCAAAATTCTCCTTACATATAgaggaaatacattttttttttaaactttctttaCAAAACATCCTCTATGTGATATCACTTTGTAAACACGGAGTTGTCTCTCCCACTCATGATGGATCTGTTATTATGCAAttgcacatatacatacatgctATAGTTATGACTTCAATTCAGCTTGTACATCCATGATGAGCATTCAGTTAAATACTAACCAGGTAAATGCTGGAGCCTGGTCCTGATGGACACGTGGAAACACGCGGAGTCTGACTATTAGCTACTGCATTACACACGTTTTCAGACACACCTGCGGATTCAAGAAAGCATCGATTATTACAAAATGGTGGTTAAAGCATTTTTAAGGTCTAGATTTCAAATGCAATTATCACAGTCACATATTCAGTTCTGACCAACAGAGGCACAGTTTACCAGCTTCTCATACAGCCTAATGTCACCCAAATATTTATGCACCGCTTACATTTACTGATCCTTTTATACATCACCTCTCCTGAACACTTACCTTTGTGAGAACACTTTAAAGCGAAAATAACAAGTGAATCACAGCTCCTTGTTGTGTGGTATCATAGAACTTACCTGTTTTACAATCAGCAGATAAAAGAGTCTGTATAGCCTGTTTACTGTTTGAACGGCAATCTGCTTGGTCTTCAAACCCAACAGCTTTAGAAGAAAACCTTCCATCTTTGGTATGCtctgtgtgtgcaagtgtgatCTTTCCCAGTTTTGTGCTCAAGTCCTTCTGAATGGTTGAGATTAGATCATTTCCTTTCCCTGGGCTTTTCAGTTTAAATGCTGTAGTCGGCTTATTCTCTGCCATTAAAGAGACATTATTAGTAACCACAATGTTGGTGTATTCGCTCTGTGTCTTTGCCAATGTATGCGTCAGATGGGTTGTAGGATTTCCAGATTTGGTTGATGGTGCGGTTGATGGTTCAGTGCCCCTCTGGTTGCGGGTCCGAGACTGTGACAAACTGAAAGGGACAGGCTTGGTGCAGGTCTTCCTCTTTTGAGCTTTACCCTACAGGCATCAAAAAGTAAATTAGAACTTGAcaatatgtatatttacataaaatccAAAAGAACTTGACCAGGCTGCAGATCCTGTACATGTGCATTACATATAATCCAAACAAACCTTTGGGCaaacataagaaataaataaacatgcacaAGTGATTTATGGGCTTAATTGTCAGAAAACGTgcttaaagggaaaaaaatcctaTTTATGTGTTAATAGTTTTTTTATGGTAACCACAATGCCGGGTGACTAACTATTGATAATGAGTCCAGTGAGATTTTGCCATAACTGCATCTTTATCTACAGAGAGTGACAAAGCAGCATTTATTCCTTTAGTCTGTCCAgttctctcatctctcatctGTACAGACTGCAGAAACAGATCAGCATCTAAAGCTTCAACGTTAGTGCCGGTATGTTCTCCAATTTTTAGATCACAAACTAGTCAAGCCAAGTCTCTGCTGTAACTCAGCACAAATGTGTCTTTTGGCTGCATCTTATTCTGAAATGTTGGGTCTGACATTTGCTGCCTCTTCTTCTACTCTTTTCATTAATATAACAGAGAACATCACTGGAAAATGGACGTACCAGGAGAGGTCTTTCTTCCCATTTCTTATTAGCCGGATTTGGAGATATGTCTGTTACAGATGAACGCATCGATTTCGCAAGTACAGGAAGCCGACTGACCCCTTTGCAGTCATTTGCTCCCTTTGCAGGTTTGGCAGATTCATTGGGGTCTTTGTTTTCAGCTCCTCTTTTGGATGACTGAGCAGTGTGCAGCTTGGCCCTTGAATTTGTAGTAACTTTATTTAAGTCCTGATGCTTCAAAATCCTGTCGGGTTGAGAGTGTGAAAGATATACATAATGATATTTTTCAGTTTGTATGAAAAGAAATCACGTAAGACAAATACGGCCTCTTCATATTAAAGCTATAGAAATGTTCTGGTGTAGGATGTGTGTAATCAGCTCATTTACCCCACATCCTCCTTCTGGCATTTGTTTTGGGGATGCAGTGCTGTTGGTTTGGAGGCCATTTGGCAAGTAATGGTTTTTAAACTTCTATTTGAaaagaaagagcaaaaaaaacaaacaaaaaaaacagtacatttatttcagcacgaataaaaaatagcaaaatacacagaaacattGTACATTGTTACTACACAAAAATACTTTTGTGTAGCTAAGTATGCCACGAGatgaatgttatttttatgtggtgactttttttttttttttttttatgtataaaaatgaaatttttgaAATTATGCAGTCAGCTTCTGTCggctgaaaaaaataatcaccagTATGTAAGATTGAAGCCCTGGACGTTCACAGCATtggcattttaatttaaataaatagaaaatttgGTCGATTACAAATACATTCTTTAAAATACTAAGTGGTTAATagctattattataaaaataataaaaatgaaagtaaaacaaTGATAGTATTACAATGCAAAAAACTATTGCATTACAGTTTTGGTATCTATATGAATTATAGAACTGATTATAGTTATATACACAACGTaatttatatacacaacactatttatatacacaacactatTTATATACACTTTTGTCTCTTTCTGTTATAAACATGG
This DNA window, taken from Tachysurus fulvidraco isolate hzauxx_2018 chromosome 23, HZAU_PFXX_2.0, whole genome shotgun sequence, encodes the following:
- the LOC113658360 gene encoding uncharacterized protein LOC113658360 isoform X3 is translated as MASKPTALHPQNKCQKEDVGILKHQDLNKVTTNSRAKLHTAQSSKRGAENKDPNESAKPAKGANDCKGVSRLPVLAKSMRSSVTDISPNPANKKWEERPLLGKAQKRKTCTKPVPFSLSQSRTRNQRGTEPSTAPSTKSGNPTTHLTHTLAKTQSEYTNIVVTNNVSLMAENKPTTAFKLKSPGKGNDLISTIQKDLSTKLGKITLAHTEHTKDGRFSSKAVGFEDQADCRSNSKQAIQTLLSADCKTGVSENVCNAVANSQTPRVSTCPSGPGSSIYLPQRVSVKKKKKGCGAEAISENTVPFSPDPSALRSILLNEGIKVRDSGEATPQVSTCLLGRGTSIYSAQRVPIRKPQTHTAASVAEPTGAVSFSPDPSALRSILHNEGIKTGSSGALTPRVPLCPSRRATSIYTAQRVPLKKARAEEAAQTGISQTPVSKWTPQRVPASQSHSVRRLNSTQKTHLLHTSTGFRETHDPSMASSSQQEQEEVVQRLFQEEPEHEENELMEDSGDEVTSGQSLQHHQSAECELKHGGETETAETERYHSEKEKLPAAQPFIQAPHRQSVIVFSSGQKLLSQNGASIQTSQHAAQLQLFTDQTSRSQSGLNSETDRPVSPGKQCKTKASGLNLAMFALKRRLPPLEEMFLDEECAMYTSRQQSWPTQHRCYNPVASTLLFQDSTCFVPIIVTSSSLSPVPQLSSSIKV
- the LOC113658360 gene encoding uncharacterized protein LOC113658360 isoform X2, with translation MASKPTALHPQNKCQKEDVGILKHQDLNKVTTNSRAKLHTAQSSKRGAENKDPNESAKPAKGANDCKGVSRLPVLAKSMRSSVTDISPNPANKKWEERPLLGKAQKRKTCTKPVPFSLSQSRTRNQRGTEPSTAPSTKSGNPTTHLTHTLAKTQSEYTNIVVTNNVSLMAENKPTTAFKLKSPGKGNDLISTIQKDLSTKLGKITLAHTEHTKDGRFSSKAVGFEDQADCRSNSKQAIQTLLSADCKTGVSENVCNAVANSQTPRVSTCPSGPGSSIYLPQRVSVKKKKKGCGAEAISENTVPFSPDPSALRSILLNEGIKVRDSGEATPQVSTCLLGRGTSIYSAQRVPIRKPQTHTAASVAEPTAGAVSFSPDPSALRSILHNEGIKTGSSGALTPRVPLCPSRRATSIYTAQRVPLKKARAEEAAQTGISQTPVSKWTPQRVPASQSHSVRRLNSTQKTHLLHTSTGFRETHDPSMASSSQQEEEVVQRLFQEEPEHEENELMEDSGDEVTSGQSLQHHQSAECELKHGGETETAETERYHSEKEKLPAAQPFIQAPHRQSVIVFSSGQKLLSQNGASIQTSQHAAQLQLFTDQTSRSQSGLNSETDRPVSPGKQCKTKASGLNLAMFALKRRLPPLEEMFLDEECAMYTSRQQSWPTQHRCYNPVASTLLFQDSTCFVPIIVTSSSLSPVPQLSSSIKV
- the LOC113658360 gene encoding uncharacterized protein LOC113658360 isoform X1; its protein translation is MASKPTALHPQNKCQKEDVGILKHQDLNKVTTNSRAKLHTAQSSKRGAENKDPNESAKPAKGANDCKGVSRLPVLAKSMRSSVTDISPNPANKKWEERPLLGKAQKRKTCTKPVPFSLSQSRTRNQRGTEPSTAPSTKSGNPTTHLTHTLAKTQSEYTNIVVTNNVSLMAENKPTTAFKLKSPGKGNDLISTIQKDLSTKLGKITLAHTEHTKDGRFSSKAVGFEDQADCRSNSKQAIQTLLSADCKTGVSENVCNAVANSQTPRVSTCPSGPGSSIYLPQRVSVKKKKKGCGAEAISENTVPFSPDPSALRSILLNEGIKVRDSGEATPQVSTCLLGRGTSIYSAQRVPIRKPQTHTAASVAEPTAGAVSFSPDPSALRSILHNEGIKTGSSGALTPRVPLCPSRRATSIYTAQRVPLKKARAEEAAQTGISQTPVSKWTPQRVPASQSHSVRRLNSTQKTHLLHTSTGFRETHDPSMASSSQQEQEEVVQRLFQEEPEHEENELMEDSGDEVTSGQSLQHHQSAECELKHGGETETAETERYHSEKEKLPAAQPFIQAPHRQSVIVFSSGQKLLSQNGASIQTSQHAAQLQLFTDQTSRSQSGLNSETDRPVSPGKQCKTKASGLNLAMFALKRRLPPLEEMFLDEECAMYTSRQQSWPTQHRCYNPVASTLLFQDSTCFVPIIVTSSSLSPVPQLSSSIKV